A part of Bartonella quintana genomic DNA contains:
- a CDS encoding ABC transporter ATP-binding protein, translating to MDKKLLEIEDLRISCPTMRGVSEIVRGVSFSMGKEKIGIVGESGSGKSMTGRAILRLSPRSAIVKAKKMCFDDVNLLTTSELQMRAIRGKRISMILQDPKYSLNPLMRIGDQIMEAYRIHHRVSKVDAWEKTISMLESVHIRNPEHVMRLFPHEISGGMGQRVMIAMMLIPEPDLIIADEPTSALDVTVRCQVLSVLDELVTKSGTGLIFISHDLNMIADFCDRVLVMYAGRILEELPACDLSRARHPYTKALLDSLPRLDKPVDVLVVPERDPDWLHGPTIVNGV from the coding sequence ATGGATAAAAAATTATTAGAGATAGAAGATTTGCGTATTTCTTGTCCTACAATGCGCGGCGTTTCAGAAATTGTGCGCGGTGTTAGTTTTTCCATGGGAAAAGAAAAAATCGGAATTGTTGGAGAATCTGGGTCCGGAAAATCAATGACTGGTCGTGCGATACTCAGATTGAGTCCAAGATCGGCAATCGTTAAAGCTAAAAAGATGTGCTTTGACGATGTCAATTTATTGACAACCAGTGAACTACAAATGCGGGCTATTCGTGGCAAGCGTATCTCAATGATTCTACAGGACCCAAAGTATTCGCTTAATCCATTAATGCGAATTGGAGATCAGATCATGGAAGCTTACCGTATTCACCATCGTGTTTCAAAAGTCGATGCGTGGGAAAAGACAATTTCTATGTTGGAATCTGTTCATATTCGCAATCCTGAACATGTGATGCGATTATTTCCTCATGAAATCTCAGGCGGTATGGGGCAGCGCGTGATGATTGCAATGATGCTTATTCCTGAGCCGGATTTAATTATCGCAGATGAGCCAACTTCTGCGCTTGATGTCACTGTGAGATGTCAGGTTTTGTCAGTCTTAGATGAACTTGTGACAAAATCGGGGACGGGACTTATTTTTATTAGTCATGATTTGAATATGATTGCTGATTTTTGTGATCGTGTTTTGGTTATGTATGCTGGTCGCATATTAGAAGAATTGCCTGCATGTGATTTATCTCGTGCGCGTCATCCCTATACCAAGGCTTTATTAGACAGTTTGCCACGGCTTGATAAACCGGTTGATGTTTTGGTTGTTCCTGAGCGAGATCCTGATTGGCTCCATGGGCCAACGATTGTTAATGGTGTTTGA
- a CDS encoding ABC transporter ATP-binding protein encodes MANCENIIDVSHLSVTFGRRHRSVTVVKNVKFHIKRGEAYGLIGESGCGKSTILNTLVGLIPHYSGHFVFDGQEVEKKRNKDFLRRVQMVFQDPYASLHPRKMVYTVLSESLKIHGMDNLKERVHDALNSVGLDSSFLYRYPHELSGGQRQRIVLARALIIEPEIFLLDEPTSALDVSAQAEILNLLKSLREEKKLTYLMVSHDLAVVAHICERVGMMHQGIILEELSNDDLRNLHARNDYTKMFFEASIKPIPHREERV; translated from the coding sequence ATGGCCAATTGTGAAAATATTATTGATGTTTCTCATTTGTCGGTAACCTTTGGGCGTAGGCATAGATCAGTAACAGTTGTTAAAAATGTCAAGTTTCATATTAAGCGTGGTGAAGCTTATGGTTTGATTGGTGAATCAGGATGTGGAAAATCAACCATTTTGAATACATTGGTTGGGCTTATCCCGCATTATAGTGGGCATTTTGTTTTTGATGGACAAGAAGTAGAAAAAAAAAGAAATAAGGATTTTCTGCGCCGTGTTCAAATGGTTTTTCAAGATCCTTACGCTTCGCTTCATCCAAGAAAAATGGTCTATACTGTTCTTTCTGAATCTCTCAAAATCCATGGTATGGATAACCTAAAGGAACGGGTGCATGATGCTTTAAATTCCGTTGGTTTAGATTCTTCATTTCTTTATCGTTATCCGCATGAATTATCTGGAGGGCAACGTCAGCGTATTGTTCTTGCGCGTGCTTTGATTATCGAGCCAGAAATTTTTCTGCTTGATGAGCCGACATCTGCATTGGATGTGTCGGCACAGGCTGAAATTTTAAACTTATTGAAATCGTTACGAGAGGAAAAAAAACTCACTTATTTGATGGTATCTCACGATCTTGCTGTTGTTGCACACATCTGTGAACGTGTTGGAATGATGCATCAGGGGATTATTCTTGAAGAGCTCAGTAATGATGATTTGCGCAATTTACACGCGCGAAATGACTACACAAAGATGTTTTTTGAAGCCAGTATTAAACCTATTCCTCATAGAGAAGAAAGAGTGTGA